In Mytilus edulis chromosome 13, xbMytEdul2.2, whole genome shotgun sequence, a single window of DNA contains:
- the LOC139500158 gene encoding serine/threonine-protein phosphatase 6 regulatory ankyrin repeat subunit C-like, whose amino-acid sequence MASALQVLSREEINFLRVANLLIRHSPKAVRILFNKEFNPSGLTAVLSKNRIKLDKLKKKHVITQTQWSLLFPSGSLPDSSNFDLTLMVCLLRNLTNIAIQDQLPQPSDLSEGAAVSRIKFYRNQFAHSDSGAMSDSEFSKTFDEVSMAIEIICPPMKTDCETLKLAHIDHSVHDIYLEFVKNEKKLEEMKQQQEELVAQVEILNFERQNIESIQTENISDWKKKLEKFYVTAAANRLIKVVKDKQCTIITGVPGSGKSTIAYHVAIYMQETEGYTVVPIWLPSELIKLANSNAKQLFVLDDVFGKYSLNEFNLNCWESETRRINMLLNNKILKVIVTCRSYLFDNVKDRLSSQSFEQFNLQSDEMNLSLSERKEISKLYLTDDVVCHLNDETVMMYNFFPLLCVMFKEKNMDNADFFQNPNQFIENEIDNFKSKRDVSFISLALLVLSNNSIEKDGLQIGNDKYDRILQDVFDELDIKTHPSKTSIFLNIQHLKNMYLEETECTFCTKHDKIFDIVSHSIGNFIIRCILRHGEPAFISSRCQLISLNEQHGDCTIMIANELETMYFERILKDIENGHNWEVFASIQMKFEKYRNLLIQYLGKSHNKLRSSRIDYTTPLHVTAAKGYYHISRYLLEKDNKQIRSLDDQNRTPLHSASLNGHHEIAQLLLSNGAKIDHSDNDEQTPLLASCDNEYVQVVEILLKWKANVNKCDKYGWYPLHMAACDGNTDLITLLVQHKAKVNEQMYNGMTPIFLACMENHLEAIKMLYSYEADINIFEKNGWSPITIAFRYNYKEAGAYLLDQNSAGIDFFNEKGATPLHLACKKGNEDIVTLNNHDEDAPTSLFIAAEDGNIDLIKILMEHDADVNFQMNNGMTPIYIACENNHLEAVKMLLRYKADINKCEKTGWSPLHVASHANHTEIVAYLCENSSAVINLIDKEGKSPLHLACGEGNTNIVELLIKAGAVVNKVNGTGNSPLLLACNDRHNEIALVLLENDADVNYSDENGRTSLHAAAEDGNTNIIKILVDHDADVNFQMKNGMTPIYVACETNHLEAVKMLFKYKADINKCEETGWTPLHVASHANHQEIVAYLCENSSAEVNHSNKYGKTPLHLSCQEGNEDIVKLLLKHSASIIYCDKEGFTPFHEACSEGNCNIVKLLFKEDAAVNLPDRNGRTPLYIACQRKCNDVVELLLTREVEVNKEAQVESKEGWTPLHVSASSGDLRITELLLKNNATVNLNDRNGHTPLYYATQNKSDDITELLVSHGAIFSDSDVQNTESNRRNRCSVQ is encoded by the exons ATGGCGTCAGCGTTACAAGTATTGTCAAGAGAGGAAATTAATTTCCTAAGAGTCGCCAATTTGTTGATTAGACATTCTCCAAAAGCTGTAAGGATCTTATTCAATAAAGAGTTTAATCCAAGTGGTTTGACAGCAGTGCTGTCAAAGAATAGGATTAAACTAGATAAGTTGAAAAAGAAACATGTCATTACACAGACGCAGTGGAGCTTGTTGTTTCCTTCAG GTTCCCTTCCAGACTCCAGTAATTTTGATCTAACATTGATGGTGTGTCTTCTTCGAAACCTGACAAATATAGCAATTCAGGACCAGCTACCACAACCATCTGACTTGAGTGAAGGAGCTGctgtatctagaataaagttttaccGGAATCAATTTGCCCATTCTGACTCAGGTGCGATGTCAGACTCAGAATTCAGTAAAACCTTTGATGAAGTGTCTATG GCAATAGAAATAATCTGTCCTCCTATGAAAACAGATTGCGAGACATTAAAACTAGCCCACATAGATCATTCAGTCCATGATATCTACTTAGAGTTTGTTAAGAATGAAAAGAAATTGGAAGAAATGAAACAGCAACAGGAAGAACTTGTTGCTCaagttgaaattttgaattttgaaaggCAGAATATAGAAT CAATTCAAACCGAAAACATCTCAGATTGGAAAAAGAAACTGGAGAAGTTCTATGTGACTGCAGCTGCTAACAGATTAATTAAAGTGGTCAAAGACAAGCAATGCACTATTATAACAGGTGTACCTGGATCAGGCAAATCTACAATTGCTTATCATGTAGCCATATACATGCAAGAAACAGAAGGCTACACAGTTGTACCTATATGGTTACCATCAGAACTGATAAAATTGGCAAATTCAAATGCTAAACAACTTTTTGTTTTGGATGATGTTTTCGGTAAATATTCTTTGAACGAATTCAACCTTAACTGCTGGGAATCTGAGACAAGAcgtataaatatgttattaaacAACAAAATCCTTAAAGTAATAGTGACATGCAGATCCTATTTATTTGACAATGTTAAAGACAGATTATCTTCTCAATCATTTGAACAATTTAATTTGCAGTCAGATGAAATGAATTTGTCCTtatctgaaagaaaagaaattagtAAGTTGTATCTCACTGATGATGTTGTATGTCACCTGAATGACGAAACTGTTATGATGTACAACTTCTTTCCTTTGTTGTGTGttatgtttaaagaaaaaaatatggacAATGCTGATTTCTTTCAAAATCCTAATCAGTTTATAGAAAACGAAATTGACAACTTTAAAAGTAAAAGGGACGTATCGTTCATAAGTCTAGCACTCTTGGTTTTATCTAATAACTCGATCGAGAAGGACGGTCTTCAGATTGGAAATGATAAATACGATAGAATATTACAAGATGTATTTGATGAATTAGATATCAAAACACATCCGTCGAaaacttcaatttttttaaacattcaacatttgaaaaatatgtatctTGAAGAAACAGAATGTACATTCTgtacaaaacatgataaaatttttgacattgtTTCTCATAGCATAGGAAATTTTATAATTCGTTGTATTTTAAGACATGGAGAACCTGCATTCATAAGTAGTAGGTGTCAGTTAATTTCTCTCAATGAACAACATGGCGACTGTACCATAATGATTGCAAATGAATTAGAAACAATGTATTTCGAACGTATATTGAAAGACATTGAAAATGGGCATAACTGGGAGGTTTTTGCAAGCAttcaaatgaaatttgaaaaatatagaaatttgttAATTCAATACTTAGGAAAGTCTCATAACAAATTGCGTTCATCAAGAATTGATTACACAACTCCATTGCATGTCACTGCGGCCAAAGGTTATTACCATATCTCTAGATATTTACTGGAAAAAGATAATAAACAGATACGTTCACTGGATGATCAAAATAGGACTCCTTTACACAGTGCCTCCTTGAACGGTCATCATGAAATTGCACAACTATTGCTTAGTAACGGTGCTAAAATTGATCACAGTGACAATGACGAACAAACTCCTCTGCTCGCCAGTTGTGATAATGAATATGTACAGGTAgttgaaatattgttaaaatggAAAGCAAATGTAAATAAATGTGATAAATATGGTTGGTATCCACTACACATGGCAGCGTGTGATGGAAATACCGACCTTATCACACTACTAGTTCAGCATAAAGCAAAAGTGAACGAGCAAATGTATAATGGAATGACGCCAATTTTTCTAGCTTGTATGGAAAACCATTTAGAAGCCATTAAAATGTTGTATAGTTATGAAGCTGACATAAACATATTTGAGAAAAATGGATGGAGTCCAATAACTATTGCCTTTCGTTACAACTATAAGGAAGCAGGTGCGTATCTATTAGATCAAAATTCTGCGGGAATAGACTTTTTCAATGAAAAAGGCGCAACGCCATTACATCTAGCGTGTAAAAAAGGTAATGAAGACATAGTAACATTAAACAATCATGATGAAGATGCTCCAACTTCACTATTCATTGCTGCTGAAGACGGAAATATAgatcttattaaaattttgatggaacATGATGCAGATGTtaactttcaaatgaataatgGAATGACACCGATTTATATAGCTTGTGAGAATAATCATTTAGAAGCAGTGAAAATGCTATTACGTTATAAAGCTGACATCAACAAATGTGAGAAAACTGGATGGAGTCCATTACATGTTGCCTCTCATGCCAACCATACGGAAATAGTTGCGTATCTTTGTGAAAACAGTTCTGCAGTAATAAACCTTATTGACAAAGAAGGCAAATCACCATTACATTTGGCTTGTGGAGAAGGTAACACAAATATTGTAGAACTACTAATTAAAGCGGGTGCAGTAGTTAATAAAGTTAACGGAACTGGAAACTCTCCATTACTTTTAGCTTGTAACGATCGACATAATGAAATAGCTTTAGTATTACTTGAAAATGATGCAGATGTAAATTACAGTGATGAAAATGGCCGAACTTCACTTCACGCTGCCGCTGAAGATGGAAATACAAATATCATTAAAATTCTGGTGGACCATGATGCAGATGTaaactttcaaatgaaaaatGGAATGACACCGATTTATGTAGCTTGTGAAACTAATCATTTAGAAGCAGTCAAAATGTTGTTCAAATATAAGGCTGACATAAACAAATGTGAGGAAACTGGATGGACTCCATTACATGTTGCTTCGCATGCCAACCATCAAGAAATAGTTGCATATCTTTGTGAAAACAGTTCTGCAGAAGTAAACCATTCCAATAAATATGGTAAAACACCATTGCATCTTTCTTGTCAAGAAGGTAATGAAGACATAGTAAAATTACTATTAAAACACAGTGCTTCCATTATTTATTGTGACAAGGAGGGCTTCACTCCGTTTCATGAAGCGTGTTCCGAAGGTAATTGCAATATAGTAAAACTGTTATTCAAAGAGGATGCAGCAGTAAATCTCCCTGACAGAAATGGGAGAACGCCTTTATATATAGCCTGTCAAAGAAAATGTAATGATGTAGTCGAATTGTTGCTGACACGTGAAGTAGAAGTTAATAAGGAAGCCCAAGTTGAATCTAAAGAAGGATGGACACCTCTGCATGTTTCAGCGTCCTCCGGAGATTTGCGTATTACTGAATTGTTATTGAAAAATAATGCAACTGTAAATCTTAATGATCGAAACGGACATACACCTTTATATTACGCTACCCAAAATAAATCGGATGACATCACTGAGCTTCTTGTTAGCCATGGAGCCATTTTTAGCGACAGTGATGTACAAAACACAGAATCAAACAGACGAAACCGATGTTCAGTTCAATGA